The Saccharomycodes ludwigii strain NBRC 1722 chromosome II, whole genome shotgun sequence genome window below encodes:
- a CDS encoding non-specific serine/threonine protein kinase (similar to Saccharomyces cerevisiae YPL150W | protein kinase of unknown cellular role) yields MSLNKAEQNHIANTIALSCNKLYSQFCSDGLTEVGNYKIIKPLAEGSFGKVYLATHKLTHTKIVLKQGSKCDLNVVREVFFHRQFDFSYITKLYEVIVTETNVWMAMEYCSGRELYDYLISMGRIPNEEAKKLFAQICSGVYYSHSLKCVHRDLKLENILLDSNGHAKLTDFGFARDCNMKNILETVCGTTVYMAPELIERKNYDGYKIDVWALGVILYTMLFGLMPFDEADELKTKWAIINEDPVYDEQIVESKSAIDLLQKMLNKDPYKRPLLKEILMHEYLQPFGTNLLSKCEKALNKQRNSVKFQSKIEKRLLKKLKQCGFDITAIKNSVIKKKCDNLYGVWQLLLDRELRHQSTRRIPSRNRSILSVKKVFDTDGNISVGMHNNNLLGDDLSLKKQISKKMLIDSNPLRNLPNTDTSQLVNTDDKEPSSGNSSTTTNTATTNTTTANNNNNKFTCLQTKPSFEGDTPTVEKKNSGAGKTATCILSDSSDYSHNSSIVDSVGIIDPLELEKQKLQKTSKHHSHNIFNRMSRFLKHKLQPNDNDISSSSYNVRSNKNYQHTRIEHVTMVTDKINNNDTNKRTRDDSSSSVSCNSNHITNNKIDRNITDNDVSSNNIIINSNTINNTNITNTIITTTANNKNNNNDTNNNSNNDKDNNNNTMAATDNNTNNNTSTSIKESIGSSSSSSRNSTNSTHNNNNKNISTHIDTTSTSKNNSNGIINQKSSEWHSKKSFRRVTTVNSIGNNKDYEYSDLLPPSPKNVSGIIVKNNTGTQTDKIDEYYNDDKHLSVKFINDENKDNYSFYNNGSKVSLYDSTRGTEEDDDEEEEDGDDNDDGGEEDGFRSSSKHPKPKLKKFKSTTSSEQSIQNSIVNYESGTDQDIRSNTNSLNYNVSNTNANFQQNPNGIIPGAINNTKGGLINPNGNSALHTSFSNSEDKSRSRPVSILSDMSNFTYNSEYSTDGDQTTSSIGTGRFLLGTPGSLTNSGSIKKNSKKISSIRRSHSQLSSNSSTSDLSSKNDSFYDITTASSPLNMDIRAFKSEMPHRGNISETTFPHANTVFKEEYCHRGNSSIATTTIAATNSNNNNSDNDGSTSNAYKGKLPWFMKRGKSPVSRGGRISRSRKYTNKPDLVIKEESSDEEISGKSSSSITQKSMENYLGTNVNKHNVFATQTNQGNISVKATAKDFNDSDSYILAHPVPKIGSPNFQDTLRDECSTSANSIGSTWTRDANDAEAEEEDDDYDKDQKLARDMGDTEYGDNIKQQDDHYNDQLELDFNTQYTRGKHHSYDSRNFDSESSIIA; encoded by the coding sequence atgagCTTAAATAAAGCAGAACAAAACCATATAGCCAATACTATTGCATTATCATGTAATAAACTATATTCGCAATTCTGTAGTGATGGTTTAACTGAAGTAggaaattataaaattattaaaccATTAGCAGAAGGCAGTTTTGGCAAAGTTTATCTAGCAACTCACAAATTGACACATACGAAGATTGTTTTGAAACAAGGTTCAAAATGCGATTTAAATGTTGTTCGCGAAGTATTTTTTCACAGAcaatttgatttttcatatataacaaaattataCGAAGTCATAGTTACCGAGACAAATGTTTGGATGGCCATGGAATATTGTTCAGGACGAGAATTATATGATTATTTGATATCCATGGGGAGAATACCGAATGAGGAAGCTAAAAAGTTATTTGCGCAGATATGTAGTGGTGTCTATTATTCTCATTCTTTAAAATGTGTCCATAGAGACTtgaaattagaaaatatacTACTAGATTCTAATGGTCACGCTAAATTAACCGATTTTGGATTTGCCAGAGATTGTAacatgaaaaatattttggagACAGTCTGTGGTACAACAGTTTATATGGCCCCTGAATTgatagaaagaaaaaattatgatgGTTATAAGATTGACGTTTGGGCATTAGGTGTTATCTTATACACTATGCTTTTCGGACTTATGCCATTTGATGAAGCCGATGAATTAAAGACTAAATGGGCAATCATCAATGAAGACCCAGTTTACGATGAACAAATTGTTGAATCCAAAAGTGCCATTGATTTACtacaaaaaatgttaaataaGGACCCATACAAAAGACCACTATTGAAGGAAATATTGATGCACGAGTATTTACAACCCTTTGGCACCAATCTATTATCCAAATGCGAAAAAGCGTTAAATAAGCAGCGCAATTCTGTTAAATTTCaatcaaaaatagaaaaaagattattgaaaaaattgaagcAATGTGGCTTTGATATTACTGCCATTAAAAATTCTGtgattaaaaagaaatgcgACAACTTGTACGGAGTTTGGCAGTTGTTGTTAGATCGTGAATTAAGACATCAAAGTACGAGAAGAATTCCTTCCAGAAATAGATCTATACTGTCAGTTAAGAAAGTTTTCGACACTGACGGAAATATATCTGTAGGTATGcataacaataatttattagGTGATGATCTAAGTTTGAAAAAgcaaatttcaaaaaaaatgttgatTGATTCCAACCCGTTAAGAAATCTCCCCAATACAGATACGTCTCAATTGGTTAATACTGATGACAAAGAGCCTAGTAGTGGTAATAGTAGTACTACCACCAACACTGCCACCACTAATACCACCAccgctaataataataacaataaatttacTTGTTTACAAACTAAACCATCCTTTGAAGGTGATACTCCTACCgtggagaaaaaaaatagtggTGCTGGTAAAACAGCCACTTGTATTCTAAGTGATAGTAGTGATTATAGTCATAATTCCAGTATTGTTGATTCTGTCGGTATTATTGATCCCTTGGAATTAGAAAAGCAAAAGCTACAGAAGACAAGCAAACACCATTCAcacaatatatttaatagaaTGTCTAGGTTTTTAAAACACAAACTACAACCAAACGACAATGATATCTCTAGTAGCTCATATAATGTAAGaagcaataaaaattatcagCATACTCGCATAGAGCATGTTACTATGGTTACCGACAAGattaacaacaatgatACCAATAAAAGAACAAGAGATGATTCATCTAGTTCAGTTTCGTGTAATTCTAACCATATAACTAATAACAAGATTGATCGTAATATTACTGATAATGATGTtagcagtaataatattattataaatagtaatactatcaataataccaatatcaCGAACACTATCATCACTACTACTgccaacaataaaaacaacaacaatgacactaataataatagtaacaatgataaggataacaataataatacgaTGGCTGCTAccgataataataccaacaataacacTTCCACTAGTATTAAAGAAAGTAttggtagtagtagtagtagtagtcGCAATAGCACAAATAGTactcataataataataataagaatattAGTACCCATATTGACACTACCAGTACTAGCAAGAATAATAGTAACGGTATTATTAATCAAAAATCCTCAGAATGGCACAGTAAAAAGTCGTTTCGGAGAGTTACTACTGTTAATAGTATTGGGAACAATAAAGATTATGAATATTCTGATCTTCTACCACCTTCACCTAAGAATGTTTCTGGAATAATAGTGAAGAATAATACTGGTACCCAAACTGATAAAATAGACGAATATTACAACGATGATAAACATCTATCAGTAAAGTTTataaatgatgaaaataaagataattaTTCATTCTATAATAATGGTTCTAAAGTCAGTTTATACGATAGTACGAGAGGAacagaagaagatgatgatgaagaagaggaggaTGGTGATGACAATGATGATGGCGGAGAAGAAGATGGTTTTCGTTCAAGCAGCAAGCATCCAAAACCaaaattgaagaaattTAAATCAACGACATCAAGTGAACAATCTATACAAAATTCCATAGTAAACTACGAAAGTGGAACGGATCAAGACATTAGATCAAATACAAACTctttaaattataatgtTAGTAATACAAATGCCAATTTCCAACAAAATCCCAATGGTATAATTCCTGGTGCTATTAACAACACTAAAGGTGGTCTCATTAATCCTAATGGTAATTCAGCATTGCACACTTCTTTTAGTAATAGTGAAGACAAATCAAGGTCGAGGCCAGTCTCCATATTATCTGATATGTCCAATTTTACATATAACTCAGAATATTCTACAGATGGCGATCAAACAACTTCGTCAATTGGCACGGGCCGATTTTTATTGGGCACACCTGGCTCTTTAACAAATAGTGGGAGCATTAAAAagaattcaaaaaaaatttcgtCTATTAGGAGGTCTCATAGCCAATTATCTAGCAATTCAAGCACATCTGATTTAAGCTCCAAAAATGATTCATTTTATGATATTACTACTGCATCTTCTCCATTAAATATGGATATACGGGCTTTTAAATCGGAAATGCCTCATCGCGGTAATATTTCAGAGACAACTTTTCCTCATGCAAATACTGTTTTTAAAGAAGAGTATTGTCATAGAGGTAACAGCAGTATTGCTACTACAACTATTGCTGCCACCAAtagtaacaacaataacagcGACAATGACGGAAGCACCAGTAATGCGTATAAAGGTAAATTGCCATGGTTTATGAAACGAGGGAAATCACCAGTTAGCCGTGGTGGCAGAATTAGTAGAAGTCGAAAATATACCAATAAGCCCGATTTAGttataaaagaagaaagttCAGATGAAGAAATATCCGGGAAATCATCTTCCTCAATTACTCAAAAATCAATGGAAAATTATCTGGGTACTAATGTCAATAAACACAATGTTTTTGCCACACAAACGAACCAGGGAAATATTTCCGTTAAAGCGACTGCTAAAGATTTTAATGATTCTGATTCGTACATATTGGCGCACCCTGTACCCAAAATTGGTTCGCCTAACTTTCAAGACACTTTAAGGGATGAATGTTCTACTAGCGCTAATAGTATCGGTAGTACGTGGACGAGGGATGCTAATGATGCGGAGGCAGAGGAGGAAGATGACGACTATGATAAAGACCAAAAACTGGCTAGAGATATGGGTGACACTGAATATGGGGATAATATAAAACAGCAGGATGATCATTACAATGATCAACTCGAACTTGACTTTAATACTCAATACACAAGAGGCAAGCATCACAGTTATGATAGTAGAAATTTTGATTCTGAATCAAGTATAATTGCTTAG
- the MET7 gene encoding tetrahydrofolate synthase (similar to Saccharomyces cerevisiae YOR241W | MET7 | METhionine requiring), translated as MATKKTYQDAITALNSLQSNYANIMAIRATGNRKNMMNIWEMQEWSRRIGYLVSDFNQLSIIHITGTKGKGSTAAFTHSILQKYKETFPHNTSISKIGLYTSPHLKSVRERIRIDGVPISEELFTKYFFEVWNKLDASSSDLEKFPHMVKGAMPGYFKYLTLLSFHVFMKEGCNTCIYEVGVGGEYDSTNIIEKPTVCGVSLLGIDHTFMLGDTIEEIAWNKAGIFKKNSPAFTIEGQPKAGLKVLKERSIEKDTSLTIVPNLPVLNKIRLGIAGDFQIMNASLAVALALTHLAKINDPNAATELPISTTDWKNYQIPQTVLNALEKTTWPGRCQIIKDSSNDNMIWYLDGAHTKDSVEASSHWFAQEMIDPSNNQIKKSYKILLFNQQSRDANALIKNLYDVVYPADVKFDKVIFTTNVTWATGDYSADLVSMNTSKEQVDTLEVQKKLRDAWKHLDPTSEVEIVPSIEEARSIINKVAISNKNNISIFVTGSLHLVGGLMVVFDGKK; from the coding sequence ATGGCAACCAAAAAGACCTATCAAGATGCTATTACAGCATTAAACTCTTTGCAATCCAACTATGCCAATATTATGGCTATTAGAGCTACAGgtaatagaaaaaatatgatgAATATATGGGAAATGCAAGAATGGTCTCGTCGTATAGGTTATCTAGTTTCAGATTTCAATCAGTTGAGTATCATACACATTACCGGTACAAAAGGTAAAGGTTCCACCGCCGCTTTCACTCATTCTATTCTACaaaaatacaaagaaaCATTTCCTCATAACACCAGTATTTCTAAGATCGGCTTATATACTTCGCCACATTTAAAGTCAGTTCGTGAAAGAATTAGAATTGATGGAGTTCCGATTTCAGAGGAATTATTTacaaagtatttttttgaagttTGGAATAAATTGGATGCTAGCAGTAGcgatttagaaaaattcCCACATATGGTCAAGGGTGCCATGCCtggatattttaaatatttaactCTGTTATCTTTCCATGTTTTTATGAAAGAAGGCTGTAATACCTGTATTTATGAAGTTGGAGTGGGTGGTGAATATGATAGCACTAATATAATTGAAAAACCAACAGTTTGCGGGGTTTCGCTGCTAGGAATAGATCACACTTTTATGCTAGGTGACACCATTGAAGAAATTGCTTGGAATAAAGCAGgtatctttaaaaaaaattcaccCGCTTTCACTATTGAAGGTCAACCCAAAGCTGGATTGAAAGTTTTAAAGGAAAGAAGCATTGAAAAAGACACTTCATTAACTATTGTTCCTAATTTACCTGTTTTAAATAAGATCAGATTGGGCATTGCCGGTGATTTCCAAATTATGAACGCATCTTTAGCTGTTGCTTTGGCATTAACCCATTTggcaaaaattaatgatcCAAATGCTGCAACGGAGTTACCGATCTCAACTACCGATTGGAAAAACTACCAAATCCCACAAACAGTGTTAAACGCCCTAGAAAAAACTACTTGGCCGGGTCGTTGCCAGATAATTAAAGATTCTAGCAATGATAATATGATTTGGTATTTAGATGGCGCTCATACAAAAGATAGTGTTGAGGCTTCCTCCCATTGGTTTGCACAGGAAATGATAGATCCTAGCAATAACCAAATTAAGAAATCTTATAAAATCTTATTGTTTAATCAACAAAGCAGAGATGCTAATGCattgattaaaaatttatatgaTGTCGTATATCCAGCCGATGTTAAATTTGATAAAGTTATTTTCACCACCAATGTTACCTGGGCAACAGGTGATTACAGTGCGGACTTGGTTTCAATGAACACTTCCAAAGAACAGGTTGACACATTGGAAgtacaaaaaaagttgcGTGATGCTTGGAAGCATTTGGATCCCACTTCAGAGGTTGAGATCGTTCCTAGTATTGAAGAGGCACGTAGTATCATTAATAAAGTTGCTAtcagtaataaaaataatatttctataTTTGTAACTGGATCTTTGCATTTAGTTGGGGGATTAATGGTTGTTTTtgatggaaaaaaataa